Proteins from one Telopea speciosissima isolate NSW1024214 ecotype Mountain lineage chromosome 1, Tspe_v1, whole genome shotgun sequence genomic window:
- the LOC122648622 gene encoding uncharacterized mitochondrial protein AtMg00810-like, with amino-acid sequence MDVNNTFLYGDLDKEVYMKIPPGFAKQGEHHVCRIHKFLNGLKQTSHNWFSKFLTVLDAGFSQSKVYHSLFTSCGMSSFTSVLVYVDDIIITGDDPTSISILKCFLHSHFQIKDLGPLKYSLGIEVANSKNGIHLSQQKCALDIFTDVGFLGGRHCEFPMEPNLKLTPDNDTLFTDLVVYRHLVECLLYLTITQPDLAYYVNVLSHFMNTPREPHWQVALRVVRYIKSSPSTGIFFCTTSPLVLTTYSGSDWAACSTTQRSITGYCTFLSTSPISWKSKKQHAVSRSSVEAKYHVMASTACEITWLQ; translated from the coding sequence atggatgtcaaCAATACCTTTCTTTATGGCGACTTGGATAAAGAGGTATACATGAAGATCCCACCTGGTTTTGCCAAACAGGGGGAGCATCACGTTTGTCGCATTCACAAGTTCCTTAATGGCCTCAAACAGACATCTCATAACTGGTTTTCGAAGTTCTTAACTGTCCTTGATGCTGGTTTTTCACAGTCCAAGGTTTACCACTCCTTATTCACCTCATGTGGCATGTCATCTTTTACAAGTGTTTTGgtctatgttgacgacattATCATCACTGGTGATGATCCTACTTCAATCAGCATCTTGAAGTGTTTCCTCCATTCCCATTTTcaaattaaagatctaggaCCATTGAAGTATTCCCTAGGCATTGAGGTAGCTAACTCTAAAAATGGCATCCATCTCTCTCAACAGAAGTGTGCTTTGGACATTTTCACTGATGTTGGTTTTCTTGGTGGTCGTCATTGTGAATTTCCCATGGAACCCAATCTCAAGCTCACACCTGATAATGATACACTTTTTACTGATCTTGTTGTTTACCGTCACCTTGTCGAATGCCTACTATACCTCACCATCACTCAACCTGATCTAGCATATTATGTAAATGTCTTAAGTCACTTCATGAACACACCACGGGAACCCCATTGGCAAGTGGCTCTTCGTGTTGTTCGCTACATTAAATCCAGCCCCAGTACTGGTATATTTTTCTGTACTACTAGCCCACTAGTTTTAACAACCTACTCTGGTTCAGATTGGGCTGCTTGTTCCACTACACAACGATCCATCACAGGTTACTGTACTTTTCTTAGCACAAGCCCTATATCTTGGAAGTCCAAGAAACAACATGCAGTCTCGCGGTCCTCTGTTGAAGCCAAATATCATGTTATGGCATCTACTGCTTGTGAAATCACTTGGCTCCAATAG